In the genome of Streptomyces sp. V2I9, one region contains:
- a CDS encoding DUF6777 domain-containing protein, with protein MRSPRHFRRTALAALSAGVLLAVAGCAEGGDRTAKGTTGTAEAEDVLLQPLASPGPGPFTASTARSPASPTATATPDSAPPAATRTVHRVSGTAPGLYGGSRSVAACDVERQADLLTGDTGKARAFAGVSDIEAVQIPGYLKSLTPVVLSVDTQVTNHGYGAGSATAFQAVLQAGTAVLVDSRGMPRVRCACGNPLGPPEIADGKAAHRGERWPGYDPARLAVVEPGARAATSLIIVDTDDNTWIQRAMGDSGGRDRTPDDPPPFEPDADLLFPSPGRPTASAPPESAPSDPVPSVPEETDPGPGEPSGDSGDPPPEGPWEYEEGEPDVAPEPTQVFPAEPDEPAPPEEEPMEAGLGDALTG; from the coding sequence GTGCGCTCACCCAGACATTTCCGGCGGACCGCGCTCGCCGCGCTGTCCGCCGGGGTGCTGCTCGCCGTCGCGGGCTGTGCCGAGGGCGGCGACCGGACGGCGAAGGGCACCACGGGCACGGCGGAGGCCGAAGACGTCCTCCTCCAGCCGCTTGCGTCCCCCGGCCCCGGACCGTTCACCGCGTCCACGGCGCGGTCTCCGGCGTCCCCGACCGCCACCGCCACCCCGGACTCCGCCCCGCCCGCCGCCACCCGTACGGTCCACCGGGTCTCCGGAACCGCTCCGGGGCTCTACGGCGGCAGCCGGTCCGTCGCCGCCTGCGACGTCGAGCGGCAGGCCGATCTGCTGACCGGCGACACGGGCAAGGCGCGCGCGTTCGCCGGCGTGTCCGACATCGAGGCCGTCCAGATTCCGGGCTACCTGAAATCCCTCACCCCGGTCGTCCTCAGCGTCGACACCCAGGTCACCAACCACGGCTACGGCGCCGGATCGGCCACCGCCTTCCAGGCCGTGCTCCAGGCGGGCACCGCCGTCCTCGTCGACAGCCGGGGGATGCCCCGCGTCCGGTGCGCCTGCGGCAATCCGCTGGGGCCGCCCGAGATCGCGGACGGGAAAGCCGCCCACCGGGGCGAGCGCTGGCCCGGCTACGACCCCGCGCGCCTCGCCGTCGTCGAACCCGGAGCCAGGGCGGCGACCAGTCTGATCATCGTCGACACCGACGACAACACCTGGATCCAGCGGGCCATGGGCGACAGCGGCGGCCGCGACCGCACCCCGGACGACCCGCCGCCCTTCGAGCCCGACGCCGACCTGCTCTTCCCGTCGCCGGGCCGCCCCACCGCATCGGCGCCCCCGGAGTCCGCGCCGTCCGACCCGGTCCCCTCCGTGCCGGAGGAGACGGACCCCGGTCCCGGAGAGCCGTCCGGCGATTCCGGGGACCCGCCGCCCGAAGGGCCGTGGGAGTACGAGGAGGGTGAACCGGACGTGGCGCCCGAGCCGACCCAGGTCTTCCCCGCCGAGCCGGACGAGCCCGCCCCGCCCGAGGAGGAGCCCATGGAAGCGGGCCTCGGCGACGCCCTCACCGGCTGA
- a CDS encoding SpoIIE family protein phosphatase: MDDRVAGALSFPEDWPAHPDLSLALNRMGSFDWDLDTGLMHMDQPALDVFDLTADEYDGRPASLAPRVPTDEAQRLDGLVSQALKSGRVNYGAYFRVQRRDGTLRWTHTQGFVRRDENGRPRRIIGIVRDATQELADSTARHELDEERRRRTSLVEGTTAALAHARTVKDVIAVLKNSEGLAHLGATSLVMGLLESGRIHLVADGPEGAHVPGTRYTRVDEQYPMSEVVRTLAPRFIESAEDFAASYPILWPGISRLGITSAAYMPLIAQARPIGALGLLYSGKAGFTADERNLLMALGTSIAQSLQRAMLYEQEHDLAEGLQQAMLPRRIPAVPGAQVAVRYRSARLGRDIGGDWYDLIPLPGGRVGAVIGDVQGHDTHAAAVMGQLRIVLRAYAAEGHSPATVMARASVFLHELDTDRFATCTYAEADLTTGVVQLVRAGHVDPVVRDVDGSCRRVVSEGGLPLGLSAEFGRLEYPVGTVELDPGQTMILFTDGLVELPGSDLDEGMQRLTALVTNGPRDLQELADRLCDAVDGRGGQDDVAVLLLRRRAAHAPQSGGRLQQHVAQNDPEALSSARHMIRAAVRAWGAGERADEIELAADELITNALMHTDGGAIVTIRVLTGSERRLRVDVEDRSSALPRRREAGEDGVSGRGLMLVDRLADVWGVESRGSGKCVWCEFLIPARSTPDR; this comes from the coding sequence ATGGATGATCGGGTAGCGGGTGCCCTGTCGTTCCCCGAAGACTGGCCCGCCCACCCGGACCTCAGCCTCGCCCTGAACCGTATGGGCAGCTTCGACTGGGACCTCGACACCGGCCTCATGCACATGGACCAGCCGGCTCTCGACGTGTTCGACCTGACCGCGGACGAGTACGACGGCCGGCCGGCCTCCCTCGCGCCCCGCGTGCCGACGGACGAGGCCCAGCGCCTCGACGGGCTGGTCTCGCAAGCCCTCAAGAGCGGCCGCGTCAACTACGGCGCGTACTTCCGCGTCCAGCGCCGCGACGGCACCCTGCGCTGGACCCACACCCAGGGTTTCGTCCGCCGGGACGAGAACGGCCGTCCGCGCCGCATCATCGGGATCGTCCGCGACGCCACCCAGGAACTGGCCGACTCCACCGCCCGGCACGAACTGGACGAGGAACGCCGCAGGCGCACCAGCCTGGTCGAGGGCACCACCGCCGCGCTGGCCCACGCCCGTACCGTCAAGGACGTCATCGCCGTCCTCAAGAACTCCGAGGGGCTCGCCCACCTCGGTGCCACCAGCCTCGTCATGGGTCTGCTGGAGTCCGGCCGCATCCACCTCGTGGCCGACGGCCCGGAAGGCGCGCACGTCCCCGGCACCCGGTACACCCGCGTGGACGAGCAGTACCCGATGAGCGAAGTGGTCCGCACGCTGGCCCCGCGCTTCATCGAGTCCGCCGAGGACTTCGCCGCCTCCTACCCGATCCTGTGGCCCGGCATCAGCCGCCTCGGGATCACCTCCGCCGCCTACATGCCGCTGATCGCCCAGGCCCGTCCGATCGGCGCCCTCGGTCTCCTCTACAGCGGCAAGGCCGGCTTCACCGCCGACGAGCGCAACCTCCTGATGGCGCTCGGGACCTCCATCGCTCAGAGCCTCCAGCGCGCGATGCTCTACGAACAGGAGCACGACCTCGCCGAAGGGCTCCAGCAGGCGATGCTGCCGCGCCGGATCCCCGCCGTGCCCGGCGCGCAGGTGGCCGTCCGCTACCGTTCGGCCCGGCTCGGCCGGGACATCGGCGGCGACTGGTACGACCTGATCCCGCTGCCCGGCGGCCGGGTCGGCGCCGTCATCGGGGACGTACAGGGGCACGACACGCACGCCGCCGCCGTCATGGGGCAGCTCCGGATCGTCCTGCGCGCGTACGCGGCCGAGGGGCACAGCCCCGCCACGGTGATGGCCCGTGCCTCCGTCTTCCTCCACGAACTGGACACCGACCGCTTCGCCACCTGCACCTACGCCGAGGCCGACCTCACCACCGGGGTCGTGCAGCTGGTCCGCGCGGGGCACGTGGACCCGGTGGTGCGGGACGTGGACGGCAGCTGCCGCAGAGTGGTGTCCGAGGGCGGGCTCCCGCTCGGACTCTCGGCGGAGTTCGGCCGACTGGAGTATCCCGTCGGCACGGTCGAACTCGACCCCGGCCAGACGATGATCCTCTTCACCGACGGGCTCGTCGAGCTGCCGGGCTCCGACCTCGACGAAGGCATGCAGCGGCTCACCGCACTCGTCACGAACGGCCCCCGGGACCTCCAGGAGCTGGCCGACCGGCTCTGCGACGCCGTCGACGGCCGCGGCGGCCAGGACGACGTCGCGGTCCTGCTGCTGCGCCGCCGTGCCGCCCACGCCCCCCAGTCGGGCGGCCGGCTCCAGCAGCACGTCGCGCAGAACGACCCCGAGGCGCTGAGCTCGGCCCGGCACATGATCCGGGCCGCGGTCCGGGCCTGGGGGGCCGGGGAGAGGGCCGACGAGATCGAACTCGCCGCCGACGAGCTGATCACCAACGCCCTCATGCACACCGACGGCGGCGCGATCGTCACGATCCGGGTGCTCACCGGGTCCGAACGCCGACTGCGCGTCGATGTCGAGGACCGTTCCAGCGCCCTGCCCCGGCGCCGCGAAGCGGGGGAGGACGGGGTGTCGGGACGCGGCCTGATGCTGGTGGACCGGCTGGCCGACGTCTGGGGGGTGGAGTCGCGCGGCAGCGGCAAATGCGTGTGGTGCGAGTTCCTCATCCCGGCCCGCTCGACCCCGGACCGCTGA
- a CDS encoding wax ester/triacylglycerol synthase family O-acyltransferase encodes MSTELLAPLDLAFWHLESDAHPMHLGALAVFAPTPGTGPRRILGLLADRAAAIPRLRMRVRDVLLPVGGAAWAVDKDFDVRRHVEHVPVGDGDFMAEATRLAGELMERPLGRGLPPWRMYLLCGADGAPFAVLVKLHHALADGLRAVAIGAGIFDEIAAVTSARAASRSLPPVPPRSWLPDPQEMAGMALGRIGEVGRALGVGASVVRAGRLGLWSPSAFTAPSSGTRRLATADLDAGDLQRMRRTEGGTANDILLAVVAGALRRWMAGRGETLPTADPRALVPVSRRRPGGPATGNRLSAYLLGLPVTEADPRARLRAVRRAMDRNKAAGPLRGAGAVAVLADQLPPLAHRFGAPLAANAARVLFDVLVTSVPLPRSALSLGGCPLTALHPMAPLARGQSLAVALTTYGGRVHVGLVADGKALPDLDRLAAAVGEEFTELYALVTGTDRAPVS; translated from the coding sequence TTGAGTACCGAGCTCCTCGCCCCGCTCGATCTCGCCTTCTGGCACCTCGAATCGGACGCCCACCCGATGCACCTGGGCGCGCTCGCCGTCTTCGCCCCGACACCCGGCACCGGTCCGCGGCGCATCCTCGGCCTTCTCGCCGACCGCGCCGCCGCCATCCCCCGGCTGCGTATGCGCGTACGGGACGTCCTGCTGCCGGTCGGCGGCGCGGCATGGGCCGTGGACAAGGACTTCGACGTGCGCCGGCACGTCGAACACGTTCCCGTGGGCGACGGCGACTTCATGGCGGAGGCCACCCGGCTGGCCGGCGAACTGATGGAGCGACCGCTCGGGCGCGGGCTGCCGCCCTGGCGGATGTACCTCCTCTGCGGTGCGGACGGAGCCCCCTTCGCCGTCCTGGTCAAGCTGCACCACGCCCTGGCCGACGGCCTGCGGGCGGTCGCCATCGGGGCCGGGATCTTCGACGAGATCGCCGCCGTCACCAGCGCCCGCGCCGCCTCCCGGAGCCTGCCGCCCGTCCCGCCCCGGTCGTGGCTGCCGGACCCGCAGGAGATGGCGGGGATGGCACTCGGACGGATCGGCGAGGTCGGCCGGGCACTCGGCGTGGGGGCCTCCGTCGTCCGCGCCGGCCGCCTCGGCCTGTGGAGTCCCTCCGCCTTCACCGCCCCCTCCAGCGGCACCCGGCGCCTGGCCACCGCCGACCTCGACGCCGGGGACCTCCAGCGGATGCGGCGCACCGAGGGCGGCACCGCCAACGACATCCTCCTCGCCGTCGTCGCCGGGGCGCTGCGCCGCTGGATGGCCGGACGCGGCGAAACCCTGCCCACGGCCGACCCGCGCGCCCTGGTCCCCGTCTCCCGGCGCCGCCCCGGCGGGCCCGCCACCGGCAACCGGCTCTCCGCGTACCTGCTCGGGCTGCCGGTCACCGAGGCCGACCCGCGCGCACGGCTCCGTGCGGTCCGGCGGGCGATGGACCGGAACAAGGCGGCCGGGCCGCTCAGGGGCGCCGGAGCCGTCGCCGTACTCGCCGACCAACTGCCCCCGCTGGCGCACCGGTTCGGCGCACCCCTGGCCGCCAACGCCGCCCGCGTGCTCTTCGACGTCCTGGTCACCAGCGTGCCGCTGCCCCGCTCCGCGCTCTCCCTGGGCGGCTGCCCGCTCACGGCCCTCCACCCCATGGCACCGCTGGCGCGGGGCCAGTCCCTGGCGGTCGCCCTGACCACCTACGGCGGGCGGGTGCACGTGGGCCTGGTGGCGGACGGCAAGGCGCTGCCCGACCTCGACCGGCTCGCCGCGGCGGTCGGGGAGGAGTTCACGGAGCTGTACGCCCTCGTCACCGGCACGGACCGCGCACCGGTCTCCTGA
- a CDS encoding Fpg/Nei family DNA glycosylase, translating to MPELPEVEALRVFLDDHLTGKGIARVLPLAISVLKTYDPPLTALDGAAVTAVSRYGKFLDIEAGGLHLCTHLARAGWLRWKDSFPAAPPRPGKGPLALRLVTTDGDGFDLTEMGTKKRLSVHLVHDPRDVPGIARLGPDPLADAFDRDAFAALLAGERRQIKGALRDQSLIAGIGNAYSDEILHVARMSPFKRTADLREDDVTRLYSALRTTLKDAVDRSSGVEAGKLKAEKKTGMRVHGRAGEACPVCGNTILEVSFSDSSLQYCPTCQTGGKPLADRRLSKFLK from the coding sequence ATGCCCGAACTGCCCGAAGTCGAAGCCCTGCGGGTCTTCCTCGACGACCACCTGACCGGCAAGGGGATCGCCCGCGTCCTGCCGCTGGCGATCAGCGTCCTGAAGACGTACGACCCGCCGCTGACCGCCCTGGACGGCGCGGCCGTCACCGCGGTCTCCCGGTACGGCAAGTTCCTCGACATCGAGGCGGGCGGCCTCCACCTCTGCACCCACCTCGCCCGCGCCGGCTGGCTCCGCTGGAAGGACTCCTTTCCCGCCGCCCCTCCCCGCCCCGGCAAGGGGCCGCTCGCCCTGCGCCTGGTCACCACCGACGGCGACGGCTTCGACCTGACCGAGATGGGCACCAAGAAGCGCCTCTCCGTCCACCTCGTCCACGACCCCCGGGACGTCCCCGGTATCGCCCGCCTCGGCCCGGACCCGCTGGCCGACGCCTTCGACCGCGACGCGTTCGCCGCGCTGCTCGCCGGGGAGCGCCGCCAGATCAAGGGCGCGCTGCGCGACCAGTCGCTGATCGCGGGCATCGGCAACGCCTACAGCGACGAGATCCTGCACGTCGCGCGGATGTCCCCGTTCAAACGCACCGCCGACCTCCGCGAGGACGACGTCACCCGGCTGTACAGCGCGCTGCGCACCACGCTCAAGGACGCCGTGGACCGCTCCAGCGGGGTGGAGGCGGGGAAGCTCAAGGCCGAGAAGAAGACCGGGATGCGGGTCCACGGGCGGGCCGGCGAAGCCTGCCCGGTCTGCGGGAACACCATCCTGGAGGTCTCCTTCAGCGACTCCTCGCTCCAGTACTGCCCCACCTGCCAGACCGGAGGCAAGCCGCTGGCGGACCGGAGGCTCTCGAAGTTCCTGAAGTGA
- a CDS encoding LytTR family DNA-binding domain-containing protein yields MLRVLAVDDEPPALEELLYLLRADPRVRSAEGATSATEALRRIGGAVDAAPDGPSAIDVVFLDIHMAGLTGLDVAQLLAGFAAPPLIVFVTAHEGFALQAFDLKAVDYVLKPVRRERLAEAVRRVAEQVGDRSAPVHDGAGDQIPVELGGVIRFVPIDEIAYAEAQGDYARLHTTNGSHLVRIPLTTLEERWRSRGFVRIHRRHLVALGRIDELRLDAGSMSVRIGEAELAVSRRHTRALRDLLMRQGGR; encoded by the coding sequence ATGCTGCGCGTACTCGCCGTCGACGACGAACCACCCGCCCTGGAGGAACTCCTCTACCTCCTGCGCGCCGACCCCCGTGTCCGCAGTGCCGAGGGCGCGACCAGCGCGACCGAGGCACTGCGGCGCATCGGCGGCGCGGTGGACGCGGCACCCGACGGCCCGTCCGCGATCGACGTGGTCTTCCTCGACATCCACATGGCCGGTCTCACCGGTCTCGACGTCGCCCAGCTCCTCGCCGGATTCGCCGCGCCCCCGCTCATCGTCTTCGTGACCGCGCACGAGGGCTTCGCGCTCCAGGCGTTCGACCTCAAGGCCGTCGACTACGTCCTCAAACCGGTCCGCCGGGAACGCCTCGCCGAAGCCGTCCGCCGCGTCGCCGAGCAGGTGGGCGACCGGTCCGCCCCGGTCCACGACGGTGCGGGCGACCAGATCCCGGTCGAACTCGGCGGCGTCATCCGCTTCGTCCCCATCGACGAGATCGCGTACGCCGAGGCACAGGGCGACTACGCGCGGCTGCACACCACCAACGGCAGTCACCTCGTCCGCATTCCGCTCACCACCCTGGAGGAGCGCTGGCGCTCCCGCGGCTTCGTCCGCATCCACCGCCGTCACCTCGTGGCCCTCGGCCGGATCGACGAACTGCGCCTGGACGCAGGCAGCATGAGCGTACGCATCGGGGAGGCCGAGCTCGCCGTCAGCCGCCGCCACACCCGCGCGCTGCGCGACCTCCTGATGCGGCAGGGCGGCCGCTGA
- a CDS encoding cation acetate symporter yields the protein MSTPDHMASWVAVVLVVLATVLVGGFGLRISRTTSDFYVASRTVRPRLNAAAISGEYLSAASFLGVAGLVLVHGPDMLWYPVGYTAGYLVLLVFVAAPLRRSGAYTLPDFAEGRLESRRVRRLVSALVVGAGWLYLVPQLQGAGLTLKILTGAPGWLGDVLVAAVVTAAVAAGGMRSITFVQVFQYWLKLTALLVPALFLVLAWQGDGRPRIGLDDQLAVFRADHPLYATYGLIVATFLGTMGLPHVVVRFYTSPNGRDARRTTVAVLALVGLFYLLPPVYGALGRLYTPELRYGGDADAAVLLLPARVIGGVGGDLLGALIAGGAFAAFLSTASGLTMAVAGVITQDVLPSRGVRHFRLATVLAIAVPLLISLLVSRVPVADAVGMAFAVSASSFCPLLVLGIWWRRLTPPGAAAGLLLGGGSALLAAAITVGGAVRPPGWPHALLAWPAVWSVPVGFLAMILVSLATPGRVPRGTNAAMTRFHLPETLTSARAAGRER from the coding sequence GTGAGCACCCCCGACCACATGGCGTCCTGGGTGGCGGTCGTCCTCGTCGTCCTCGCCACCGTCCTCGTCGGCGGGTTCGGCCTGCGCATCTCCCGTACGACCTCCGACTTCTACGTGGCCTCCCGCACCGTGCGGCCCCGCCTCAACGCCGCCGCGATCAGTGGCGAGTACCTCTCGGCCGCCTCCTTCCTCGGCGTCGCCGGCCTCGTCCTCGTCCACGGCCCCGACATGCTCTGGTACCCGGTCGGCTACACGGCCGGATACCTGGTGCTCCTCGTCTTCGTCGCCGCACCGCTGCGCCGCTCCGGCGCGTACACCCTGCCCGACTTCGCCGAGGGCCGCCTCGAATCACGGCGGGTCCGACGGCTGGTCAGCGCCCTGGTCGTCGGGGCCGGCTGGCTCTACCTCGTCCCGCAGCTCCAGGGCGCAGGACTCACCCTCAAGATCCTCACCGGCGCCCCCGGCTGGCTCGGCGACGTGCTCGTCGCGGCCGTCGTGACCGCCGCCGTCGCCGCGGGCGGGATGCGCTCCATCACCTTCGTCCAGGTCTTCCAGTACTGGCTGAAGCTCACCGCGCTCCTGGTCCCCGCCCTCTTCCTGGTCCTCGCCTGGCAGGGCGACGGCCGGCCCCGGATCGGCCTCGACGACCAGCTCGCCGTCTTCCGCGCCGACCACCCGCTCTACGCCACCTACGGGCTGATCGTGGCGACCTTCCTCGGCACCATGGGCCTGCCCCACGTCGTCGTCCGCTTCTACACCAGCCCCAACGGCCGCGACGCCCGCCGTACCACCGTCGCCGTCCTCGCCCTGGTCGGCCTCTTCTATCTGCTGCCCCCCGTCTACGGTGCGCTCGGCCGCCTCTACACCCCCGAACTGCGGTACGGGGGAGACGCGGACGCCGCCGTCCTGCTGCTGCCCGCGCGGGTGATCGGCGGCGTCGGCGGCGACCTCCTCGGGGCGCTGATCGCCGGTGGGGCGTTCGCCGCGTTCCTGTCCACCGCCTCCGGGCTCACCATGGCCGTCGCCGGCGTGATCACCCAGGACGTGCTGCCCTCGCGCGGGGTACGCCACTTCCGCCTGGCCACCGTCCTCGCCATCGCCGTGCCGCTGCTGATCTCGCTGCTGGTCAGCCGGGTGCCGGTGGCCGACGCGGTGGGCATGGCCTTCGCCGTCTCCGCCTCCTCGTTCTGCCCCCTGCTCGTCCTCGGCATCTGGTGGCGGAGGCTCACCCCGCCGGGCGCGGCGGCCGGTCTCCTGCTCGGCGGCGGGTCCGCGCTGCTCGCCGCGGCCATCACGGTCGGCGGAGCGGTACGCCCGCCGGGCTGGCCGCACGCCCTGCTCGCCTGGCCCGCCGTCTGGTCCGTCCCCGTGGGCTTTCTCGCGATGATCCTCGTCTCGCTCGCCACCCCCGGCCGCGTACCCCGGGGCACCAACGCCGCCATGACCCGCTTCCACCTCCCCGAAACCCTCACCTCGGCGCGGGCCGCCGGGAGGGAACGATGA
- a CDS encoding sensor histidine kinase, with translation MSGAGAAVLVVLAVLLFGAGHLLGRRTARPVRPSDVGTPVEHATFETLHTASLAAPPLRAGLTEESARRAARRLRSLLGTDALCLTDRDRVLVWDGAGQHHGKDVMEHLKVPLDNGRGTAFDSGCADLDCPLRWAVAVPLTVENRVLGALVAYAPRESAVLARAAGEVARWVCVQLELAELDRSRTQLIEAEIKALRAQISPHFIFNSLAAIASFVRTDPEQARELLLEFADFTRYSFRRHGEFTTLADELHSIDQYLALVRARFGERLAVTLQVAPEVLPVALPFLCLQPLVENAVKHGLEGAVTRSRITISALDAGSEAEVVIEDDGTGMDPERLRRILRGEGGASSGIGLLNVDERLRQVYGDDYGLVIETGVGAGMKITLRLPKYRAGVHGS, from the coding sequence ATGAGCGGGGCCGGGGCCGCTGTCCTCGTCGTCCTGGCCGTGCTGCTGTTCGGGGCCGGTCATCTGCTCGGCCGTCGCACCGCCCGCCCGGTGCGCCCCAGCGACGTCGGCACCCCCGTCGAGCACGCCACCTTCGAGACCCTGCACACCGCGTCGCTGGCCGCCCCGCCGCTGCGGGCCGGGCTCACCGAGGAGAGCGCCCGGCGTGCCGCCCGCAGGCTGCGCTCCCTGCTCGGGACGGACGCCCTCTGTCTCACCGACCGGGACCGGGTGCTGGTCTGGGACGGGGCAGGGCAGCACCACGGCAAGGACGTGATGGAGCACCTGAAGGTGCCGCTCGACAACGGCCGCGGCACCGCCTTCGACAGCGGCTGCGCCGACCTCGACTGCCCGCTGCGCTGGGCCGTCGCCGTACCGCTCACCGTCGAGAACCGCGTCCTGGGCGCACTCGTCGCCTACGCCCCCCGCGAGTCGGCGGTGCTGGCCCGAGCGGCGGGGGAGGTGGCGCGCTGGGTCTGCGTCCAGCTCGAACTGGCCGAGCTGGACCGCTCCCGTACCCAGCTCATCGAGGCCGAGATCAAGGCCCTGCGGGCGCAGATCTCCCCGCACTTCATCTTCAACTCGCTGGCCGCGATCGCCTCGTTCGTCCGGACCGACCCCGAACAGGCCCGTGAACTGCTGCTGGAATTCGCCGATTTCACCCGTTACTCGTTCCGGCGGCACGGCGAGTTCACCACGCTGGCGGACGAACTGCACTCCATCGACCAGTACTTGGCACTCGTCCGGGCCCGCTTCGGAGAGCGACTCGCCGTCACCCTCCAGGTCGCCCCCGAGGTGCTCCCGGTCGCACTGCCGTTCCTGTGCCTCCAGCCGCTGGTGGAGAACGCCGTCAAGCACGGGCTCGAAGGGGCGGTCACCCGCAGCCGGATCACCATCAGCGCGCTGGACGCCGGCTCGGAGGCCGAAGTGGTCATCGAGGACGACGGGACCGGCATGGACCCCGAACGGCTGCGTCGGATCCTGCGCGGCGAAGGCGGCGCCTCCTCCGGCATCGGACTGCTCAACGTGGACGAGCGGCTGCGCCAGGTCTACGGCGACGACTACGGTCTCGTCATCGAGACCGGGGTCGGGGCCGGCATGAAGATCACGCTGCGGCTGCCCAAGTACCGCGCCGGAGTGCACGGTTCCTGA
- a CDS encoding zf-HC2 domain-containing protein has product MSADPGVDPHVRLLLGAYVLDALDAEEACRVARHLQGCDGCARLYMEVAEASALLALVRTEDLRE; this is encoded by the coding sequence ATGAGTGCCGACCCCGGCGTCGACCCGCATGTGCGCCTGCTGCTCGGCGCGTACGTCCTGGACGCCCTGGATGCGGAGGAGGCGTGCCGCGTCGCCCGGCACCTCCAGGGCTGCGACGGATGCGCCCGCCTCTACATGGAGGTGGCCGAGGCGTCCGCTCTGCTGGCACTGGTCCGGACGGAGGACCTGCGGGAGTAG
- a CDS encoding sigma-70 family RNA polymerase sigma factor yields MTTTTTTDERTLAALQRDHGPALFHFLLGLTFGDRQRAEDLVQETLVRAWQHPEAFDAPYDSMRPWLFTVGRRLAIDARRSRQARPVEVSDTVLETTPDAHDTADSAVCALDVREAVRTLSPEHRAVLVQIYFRGLSVGETAEVLGIPAGTVKSRSYYALRVLARTLPGYSRRSSVRTSASRADASATSM; encoded by the coding sequence ATGACGACCACCACGACGACCGATGAGCGGACCCTGGCGGCGTTGCAGCGGGACCACGGCCCCGCCCTGTTCCACTTCCTGCTCGGCCTGACCTTCGGGGACCGGCAGCGGGCCGAGGACCTGGTGCAGGAGACCCTCGTACGCGCCTGGCAGCACCCCGAGGCGTTCGACGCCCCCTACGACTCGATGCGGCCGTGGCTGTTCACCGTCGGCCGCCGCCTCGCCATCGACGCGCGGCGCTCCCGGCAGGCCCGGCCGGTCGAGGTCAGCGACACGGTCCTGGAGACCACCCCGGACGCCCATGACACCGCGGACAGCGCGGTGTGCGCCCTCGACGTCCGCGAGGCGGTCCGCACCCTCAGCCCCGAGCACCGTGCGGTGCTGGTGCAGATCTACTTCCGCGGGCTGAGCGTCGGCGAGACCGCCGAGGTGCTCGGCATCCCCGCCGGGACCGTCAAGTCCCGTTCGTACTACGCCCTGCGGGTCCTCGCGCGCACGCTGCCCGGCTACTCCCGCAGGTCCTCCGTCCGGACCAGTGCCAGCAGAGCGGACGCCTCGGCCACCTCCATGTAG